A portion of the Eubacterium maltosivorans genome contains these proteins:
- a CDS encoding lantibiotic protection ABC transporter ATP-binding protein — translation MTEYLLETRALSKSFKKTEAVKKLNLRVRKNTIYGLLGPNGAGKSTTLKMMTGMLRPTAGEIIFNGHSWSRKDLENMGVLIEWPPLYDNLTAEENLKVRTTLLGLPEKRIGQVLKIVDLKNTGSKRAGQFSMGMKQRLGIALALLGSPKLLILDEPTNGLDPIGIQELRELIRSFPGHGITVILSSHILSEVELMADDIGIISDGVLGYQSKIHKGEDLEALFMQVVKNSRAQEGGSVSC, via the coding sequence CGGGCTCTGAGCAAGAGCTTTAAGAAAACAGAGGCTGTCAAAAAGCTGAACCTGAGGGTAAGAAAAAATACGATTTACGGCCTTCTGGGCCCCAATGGAGCGGGCAAGTCCACCACCCTCAAAATGATGACCGGCATGCTGCGGCCCACCGCCGGCGAGATTATTTTTAACGGGCACAGCTGGTCCAGAAAAGACCTTGAAAATATGGGAGTCCTGATTGAGTGGCCGCCCCTTTATGACAACCTGACCGCAGAGGAAAACCTGAAGGTCCGCACGACGCTGCTGGGTCTTCCGGAAAAACGGATCGGGCAGGTGTTAAAAATTGTTGACCTTAAAAATACTGGCAGCAAGCGCGCCGGGCAGTTCTCCATGGGGATGAAACAGCGTCTGGGGATCGCTCTGGCGCTGCTGGGCAGCCCGAAGCTGCTGATTCTGGACGAGCCCACCAATGGCCTGGACCCCATCGGAATCCAGGAGCTGCGGGAGCTGATCCGTTCCTTTCCGGGGCATGGAATCACAGTGATACTGTCCAGCCATATTCTTTCAGAGGTCGAGCTTATGGCCGATGATATCGGCATTATCAGCGACGGGGTGCTGGGCTACCAGTCAAAAATTCATAAAGGAGAGGACCTGGAGGCTTTGTTTATGCAGGTCGTTAAGAATAGCCGTGCGCAGGAGGGAGGAAGCGTATCATGCTAA